In Brevibacillus brevis, a genomic segment contains:
- a CDS encoding adenine deaminase C-terminal domain-containing protein produces the protein MRVRPLDSEKHLHLLRVSRRQAPASMWIKGAQVLNVYTKEWHQVHVVTAGERIAYVGEKEPLTDEKTEIVDASGAFLVPGYFEPHAHPFQWYNPFSLADFALQRGTTTLVSDTLMLMNLPFAEIEAMMESLMEHPVKQYFWARFDPQTGADHPKFTREGIKRMLEHPLVIQGGELTRWLGVLNEEETILFGLRHTGDLGKRMEGHLPGASWETLNAAAAAGITACHEGITAQDLLARLQLGMYATLRHSSIRPDLPDLVKGWLELGLPWSPRMMLTSDGSTPPMHRNGLMDGTIRVAIEAGMPPEEAYVMASLNPAVYYGLDSEIGGIAPGRIADMLLLSAKDEPTPVAVFANGKRAVQDGKLLVPTVQPEWERYSFPKLDVLEEKANPDWFRLRQTAKTPVLHMANAVITRLEMEELPVDREGFVTLDHDPQLALIACIDPTRRMRTAAVLKGYGSDLEALASTYTASGNWIVLGRDPEAMARALQRVRDIGGGVVLIDEGIVASECPLPLAGKLSPAPMDEVIRMAETLVERLRAKGHLHLDPIYSILFFTATHLPYARLTADGIIDVKSGRIVVPSLPLD, from the coding sequence ATGCGAGTACGGCCACTAGACTCAGAAAAACATCTTCACCTGCTGCGAGTGAGCAGAAGGCAGGCGCCGGCCAGTATGTGGATCAAGGGCGCCCAAGTCCTGAACGTGTATACAAAAGAATGGCATCAGGTACATGTGGTCACGGCGGGCGAGCGCATCGCTTACGTGGGGGAAAAAGAGCCGTTGACAGACGAAAAAACCGAGATCGTGGATGCCAGCGGGGCCTTTCTCGTTCCCGGATATTTTGAGCCGCATGCACACCCCTTTCAATGGTACAATCCGTTTTCGTTGGCTGACTTTGCCCTTCAGCGAGGGACGACGACACTGGTGTCGGATACGCTCATGCTGATGAATCTGCCGTTTGCCGAGATCGAGGCCATGATGGAATCGCTGATGGAACATCCCGTCAAGCAGTACTTCTGGGCGAGATTCGATCCGCAAACGGGAGCCGATCATCCGAAATTTACGAGAGAAGGCATCAAGCGGATGCTGGAGCATCCGCTTGTGATACAAGGCGGCGAGCTGACCCGCTGGCTGGGAGTGCTGAACGAAGAGGAAACCATCCTGTTCGGGCTCAGGCACACGGGCGATCTGGGCAAACGGATGGAAGGGCATTTGCCCGGAGCGTCATGGGAGACGTTGAATGCAGCGGCTGCCGCAGGGATTACTGCCTGCCACGAAGGAATCACAGCCCAGGATCTGCTGGCGCGGCTTCAGCTCGGCATGTACGCGACCTTGCGCCATTCCTCGATTCGGCCTGACCTGCCTGATCTGGTCAAAGGCTGGCTGGAGCTGGGCTTGCCCTGGTCGCCGCGAATGATGCTCACATCTGACGGCAGCACGCCGCCGATGCACCGAAACGGGTTGATGGACGGCACGATCCGAGTGGCGATCGAAGCCGGCATGCCTCCGGAAGAAGCCTACGTCATGGCATCGCTGAACCCCGCCGTCTACTACGGCCTCGACAGTGAGATCGGCGGGATCGCACCGGGGAGAATCGCGGATATGCTGCTGCTGTCCGCCAAAGACGAGCCGACGCCTGTGGCTGTGTTTGCCAACGGGAAGCGGGCCGTACAGGACGGCAAGCTGCTGGTCCCAACAGTGCAGCCTGAATGGGAGAGGTATTCGTTTCCAAAGCTCGACGTCCTGGAGGAAAAGGCGAATCCGGACTGGTTCCGGTTGCGGCAAACAGCTAAAACTCCAGTCCTGCACATGGCAAACGCGGTGATTACCCGTCTGGAGATGGAAGAGCTGCCGGTCGATCGGGAAGGCTTCGTCACGCTCGACCACGACCCGCAGCTGGCTCTGATCGCCTGCATAGATCCTACTCGGCGCATGCGTACGGCGGCAGTGCTGAAGGGCTACGGAAGCGATCTGGAGGCACTTGCCAGCACCTACACAGCCTCAGGCAATTGGATTGTGCTGGGCAGGGATCCCGAAGCAATGGCCCGGGCTCTGCAGCGGGTACGGGATATTGGCGGTGGCGTCGTGCTGATCGATGAAGGCATCGTTGCAAGCGAATGCCCTTTGCCCCTGGCTGGAAAGCTGTCCCCGGCCCCCATGGACGAAGTCATCCGCATGGCCGAAACGCTGGTCGAACGCTTGCGGGCAAAGGGACACCTCCACCTCGACCCGATCTATTCCATTCTGTTTTTTACCGCCACGCACTTGCCGTACGCGAGGCTGACGGCAGACGGAATTATCGACGTAAAAAGCGGCCGCATTGTGGTCCCATCACTTCCGCTCGATTGA
- a CDS encoding branched-chain amino acid ABC transporter substrate-binding protein codes for MKKRSHISILSAVLVASVALTGCAGGNSSSGSGGNSASGGSQQPAQTQSGSNSGSASPADGGVIKIATQTPLSGNQSSLGDAIKTGAEYALNQRKEEFKKLGFDLQLFPQDDQADPKIGVSNAEMLISNPDVYGVVGHLNSGVAIPSSVKYEEGKLVMVSPANTAVKLTEEGKKTVHRICARDDAQGPKAAMYAKNTLGVKTAFIIHDKTAYGQGLGDQVKMQFEKDGVQILGYEGITQGEKDYSAVLNQVTAKNPDIIFFGGLYPEGGILIKQAREKGYKGYFMGGDGLDSSDMIKIAGDAVEGVVFTSVAGDVTQTEEGKKWAEEYKKTTNKPLETYSVYGYDSMNVILNGVLEAIKANGGKKPTREQVLDAVHKTKDFQGQFTKVSFDDKGDNINADVFIYKYDKSKSNFVGKAQ; via the coding sequence ATGAAAAAACGCTCTCACATCAGCATTCTCTCTGCGGTATTGGTGGCAAGCGTTGCATTGACAGGTTGCGCAGGTGGTAACAGCTCATCAGGATCAGGAGGAAACAGCGCCAGCGGCGGGAGCCAGCAGCCGGCACAGACTCAGTCTGGGAGCAATTCCGGCAGCGCTTCGCCAGCTGACGGGGGAGTCATCAAAATTGCGACGCAGACCCCGCTCTCCGGTAACCAGTCCTCCCTGGGAGACGCCATCAAGACAGGCGCTGAGTATGCACTGAACCAGCGCAAGGAAGAATTCAAGAAGCTCGGCTTCGATCTGCAGCTCTTCCCTCAGGATGACCAGGCTGACCCGAAAATCGGCGTCTCGAACGCGGAAATGCTCATTTCCAACCCGGATGTATACGGGGTGGTCGGCCACTTGAACTCGGGCGTCGCCATTCCTTCGTCCGTGAAGTACGAAGAGGGCAAGCTGGTCATGGTCTCGCCGGCGAACACCGCAGTCAAGCTGACCGAGGAGGGCAAGAAGACGGTGCACCGCATCTGCGCCCGCGACGATGCCCAAGGGCCGAAAGCGGCGATGTACGCGAAGAACACGCTGGGCGTGAAAACAGCCTTCATCATCCACGACAAGACCGCGTACGGCCAAGGGCTGGGCGACCAGGTGAAAATGCAGTTCGAAAAGGACGGCGTGCAAATCCTGGGCTATGAAGGCATCACGCAAGGCGAAAAGGATTACAGTGCCGTTCTCAATCAGGTGACCGCGAAAAACCCCGACATCATTTTCTTCGGCGGCCTCTATCCGGAAGGCGGAATTCTGATCAAGCAAGCGAGGGAAAAAGGGTACAAAGGCTATTTTATGGGTGGCGACGGCTTGGACTCTTCTGATATGATTAAAATTGCCGGCGATGCTGTCGAAGGTGTGGTTTTCACGTCGGTTGCTGGCGACGTGACCCAGACCGAAGAGGGCAAGAAGTGGGCGGAAGAGTACAAGAAAACCACGAACAAACCTCTCGAGACCTATTCCGTTTACGGCTATGACTCGATGAACGTCATCCTGAACGGAGTACTGGAAGCCATCAAGGCAAATGGCGGCAAAAAACCTACCCGTGAGCAAGTCCTCGACGCTGTACACAAAACAAAAGATTTCCAAGGGCAATTTACTAAAGTCAGCTTTGACGACAAAGGAGACAACATCAACGCCGACGTATTTATTTATAAGTATGATAAGAGCAAGTCGAATTTTGTAGGCAAGGCGCAGTAA
- a CDS encoding branched-chain amino acid ABC transporter permease gives MLLNILPQVLVDGLTLGFMYAVVALGYTMVYGILEFINFAHGEIFMVGAFVGTEVLLITDALGALEGMNPFVALFMTLIIAMVLTGALGVLIERVAYRPLRGAPRLVPLISAIGVSFLLQDVVRFTEALARNEFYLNTPTLFTSSISLGGIATIPAKGLIVIVLAIVMMLALTLFVNKTKWGIAMRAVAQDRSTASLMTINVDKVIMLTFLIGSSLGGATGVLFAQNYGTIDPYIGFILGLKAFTAAVLGGIGNLRGAMVGGVLLGLLESLSGAYMGPLTGGAFGAEYKDVFAFSILILVLLFKPEGLFGEAVKEKV, from the coding sequence ATGTTGCTCAACATTTTGCCTCAGGTGTTGGTTGACGGTTTGACACTTGGCTTCATGTACGCTGTTGTCGCACTTGGTTACACCATGGTTTACGGGATTTTGGAATTTATCAACTTTGCTCATGGGGAAATTTTCATGGTAGGTGCTTTTGTCGGTACGGAGGTTTTGCTCATTACCGATGCACTGGGAGCACTTGAAGGCATGAATCCGTTTGTAGCCTTGTTCATGACGCTGATCATTGCCATGGTGTTGACGGGGGCTCTGGGGGTCTTGATTGAGAGGGTGGCTTATCGGCCGCTGCGCGGAGCGCCGAGGCTGGTTCCGCTGATTTCCGCAATTGGTGTCTCGTTTTTGCTGCAAGACGTGGTTCGTTTTACGGAAGCGCTGGCTCGCAACGAATTTTATCTGAACACTCCTACTCTTTTCACTAGTTCCATTTCTCTGGGTGGCATTGCGACCATCCCTGCAAAAGGCTTGATTGTCATTGTTCTCGCGATTGTGATGATGTTGGCTTTGACTCTGTTTGTGAACAAAACAAAGTGGGGAATCGCCATGCGTGCCGTTGCGCAAGACAGAAGCACGGCTTCGCTGATGACTATAAATGTGGACAAAGTAATCATGCTGACCTTTTTGATCGGCTCCAGTCTCGGCGGAGCGACAGGTGTGCTGTTCGCGCAAAACTACGGGACGATCGATCCGTATATCGGCTTTATTCTCGGGTTAAAAGCCTTTACTGCCGCTGTTTTGGGAGGAATCGGCAACCTGCGCGGAGCGATGGTGGGGGGCGTTCTCCTCGGCCTTTTGGAATCGCTCTCCGGTGCCTACATGGGGCCGCTTACGGGCGGGGCGTTCGGTGCCGAATACAAAGACGTATTTGCTTTCAGCATCCTAATTCTCGTGCTTCTTTTCAAGCCGGAAGGTCTGTTTGGCGAAGCCGTGAAAGAGAAAGTGTAG
- a CDS encoding ABC transporter permease subunit, whose translation MANMKWKSFKGIPLLVTLLWIVAFAAALHFMEKSVIAFLGILSSIVLVYYTNTSKMIKMVVGAAVLLLIIPLVAGDNRYYMEVASQVGIYVAMALGLNIVVGFAGLLDLGYVAFFAAGAYAYAIFSTSQANEFIAGNLFPLSGGWFWPFLIVGLIVAAIFGILLGLPVLRVKGDYLAIVTLGFGEIIRIIFNNLDKPINITNGPQGITPIPSPELFGVKMGTPFYFYFIVLFVIAFIVLANIRFEHSRLGRAWIAVREDELAAQSMGISLLNAKLAAFATGASFAGVVGVIFAAKQTFIDPTSFTLMESIGILVMVILGGSGSIPGVVLGAAFVTILQVQLLKEFSNFLHSLQQSGIINLPNQLDPSKFQRLVFGIMLILVALYRPNGLIPAKRKKNDVEAIKASKFGQAKLGILSKISQASSGKQS comes from the coding sequence GTGGCAAACATGAAATGGAAATCGTTCAAAGGCATTCCTCTCCTCGTCACGCTGTTGTGGATTGTGGCGTTTGCGGCAGCCCTGCACTTCATGGAAAAATCGGTAATCGCGTTTCTGGGAATTCTCTCGTCCATCGTTCTGGTTTACTACACGAATACGTCCAAGATGATCAAAATGGTCGTCGGCGCGGCTGTTCTTTTGCTGATCATCCCGCTGGTCGCCGGCGACAACCGCTACTACATGGAGGTAGCGTCGCAGGTAGGCATTTACGTGGCGATGGCGCTCGGTCTGAACATCGTAGTCGGCTTTGCCGGTTTACTCGACCTTGGCTACGTGGCGTTCTTTGCGGCAGGCGCGTATGCGTACGCCATTTTCTCCACGTCCCAGGCCAATGAGTTCATCGCAGGCAATCTGTTCCCGCTGTCGGGCGGATGGTTCTGGCCGTTTCTGATTGTGGGGCTGATCGTCGCCGCTATTTTCGGGATCTTGCTGGGGTTGCCCGTTCTCCGGGTAAAAGGGGATTACCTGGCGATTGTGACCCTGGGCTTTGGAGAAATTATTCGGATTATTTTCAATAACCTGGACAAACCGATCAATATCACGAATGGTCCACAGGGGATTACACCGATACCGTCTCCGGAACTGTTTGGCGTGAAGATGGGGACGCCGTTCTATTTTTACTTTATTGTCCTGTTCGTCATCGCCTTCATCGTGCTGGCCAACATCCGCTTCGAGCACTCCCGGCTGGGACGTGCGTGGATCGCTGTTCGCGAAGATGAGCTGGCCGCGCAGTCGATGGGGATTTCCCTTTTGAACGCCAAGCTCGCCGCTTTTGCTACGGGCGCGTCCTTTGCCGGCGTGGTCGGCGTGATCTTTGCAGCGAAACAAACGTTTATCGACCCTACTTCCTTTACACTGATGGAATCGATTGGGATTCTGGTCATGGTCATCCTGGGGGGGAGCGGCAGCATCCCGGGTGTCGTCCTTGGTGCGGCCTTTGTCACCATCCTGCAGGTCCAGCTCTTGAAGGAGTTTTCCAACTTCCTGCATTCCCTGCAGCAATCCGGCATCATCAACCTGCCGAACCAGTTGGATCCATCCAAGTTCCAGCGTCTCGTGTTCGGGATCATGCTGATCCTCGTGGCGTTGTATCGACCCAACGGGCTGATTCCGGCGAAGAGGAAGAAAAACGATGTGGAAGCGATCAAGGCGAGCAAGTTCGGCCAAGCAAAACTGGGGATTTTGAGCAAGATTTCCCAGGCTTCTTCGGGCAAGCAGTCGTAG
- a CDS encoding ABC transporter ATP-binding protein: MALLEAKHLTKRFGGLVANQDVSISIDKGSITAVIGPNGAGKTTFFNMITGFYEPDEGEILLGGKSIKGLRPDQIASRGITRTFQNIRLFKEMTALENVMVGVHSRLTAGLLGILFNTKRVREEEEKARVEAYQLMEYVGIAHVANEAAGSLPYGLQRRLEIARAMATNPQIILLDEPAAGMNPRETVEMTEFIRRLKRELDLTIILIEHDMKLVMGLSEYIHVLDYGRKIAEGTPEQIRNNPNVIEAYLGKSASEVS, translated from the coding sequence ATGGCACTCTTGGAAGCGAAGCATCTGACGAAACGCTTTGGAGGCCTTGTGGCCAATCAGGACGTTTCCATTTCCATCGATAAAGGCAGCATTACGGCAGTCATCGGCCCGAACGGAGCGGGCAAGACGACTTTCTTCAACATGATCACGGGCTTTTACGAGCCGGACGAGGGAGAAATTCTGCTCGGGGGCAAGAGCATCAAAGGGCTGAGGCCCGACCAGATCGCCAGCCGCGGGATTACGCGGACGTTTCAGAACATCCGGCTGTTCAAGGAAATGACGGCTTTGGAAAACGTAATGGTCGGCGTCCACAGCCGGTTGACTGCCGGGCTGCTCGGCATATTGTTCAACACGAAGCGAGTGCGGGAGGAAGAGGAAAAAGCCCGCGTCGAAGCCTACCAGCTGATGGAATACGTGGGGATCGCCCATGTGGCCAACGAAGCTGCAGGCAGCTTGCCGTACGGTTTGCAGCGGCGTCTGGAGATCGCACGGGCCATGGCGACCAATCCGCAAATCATCCTGCTGGATGAACCAGCCGCAGGGATGAACCCGCGCGAAACCGTGGAAATGACGGAGTTTATTCGCCGTCTGAAGCGGGAGCTGGATTTGACGATTATCCTCATCGAGCATGACATGAAGCTCGTCATGGGGCTGAGCGAATACATTCACGTGTTGGATTACGGGAGGAAGATTGCGGAAGGGACCCCGGAGCAGATCCGCAACAACCCGAACGTGATCGAGGCGTATCTCGGAAAAAGCGCGTCGGAAGTGTCGTAG
- a CDS encoding ABC transporter ATP-binding protein yields the protein MALLELHGIHTYYGGIHALKGLTITVEQGEVVTLIGSNGAGKSTTLKTICGQTRASEGKIIFNGKDITQMRTHDIAHLGIAHVPEGRRIFPKLTVRENLEMGAFSVTDKKIIDEGVERAFAYFPRLKERINQKGGTMSGGEQQMLAIARGLMMKPKILMLDEPSMGLAPILVEQIFDIVTELNKEGMTILLVEQNANQALSVAHRGYVIQTGEIILKDDAQTLLANPQVREAYLA from the coding sequence ATGGCACTGTTGGAATTGCATGGCATTCACACCTATTACGGCGGAATTCACGCGTTGAAAGGCTTGACCATTACCGTGGAGCAAGGCGAGGTAGTTACGCTGATCGGTTCGAATGGTGCGGGGAAATCGACCACGCTGAAAACGATTTGCGGACAGACGCGGGCGAGCGAAGGGAAGATTATCTTTAACGGCAAGGACATCACGCAAATGCGCACGCATGACATCGCACACCTGGGAATTGCGCATGTGCCCGAAGGCCGCCGGATTTTCCCCAAGCTGACGGTGCGAGAAAATCTGGAGATGGGGGCCTTTTCCGTCACGGATAAAAAGATTATCGACGAAGGAGTCGAGCGGGCATTCGCCTACTTTCCCCGCTTGAAGGAACGCATCAACCAAAAAGGCGGCACGATGTCCGGCGGCGAGCAGCAGATGCTGGCAATCGCCCGCGGCTTGATGATGAAGCCGAAAATCCTGATGCTGGATGAGCCGTCCATGGGTTTGGCGCCGATTCTGGTCGAACAGATTTTTGATATCGTCACTGAGCTGAACAAGGAAGGCATGACCATCCTGCTGGTCGAACAAAACGCCAACCAGGCGCTTTCGGTAGCGCATCGGGGCTACGTCATTCAGACAGGAGAAATCATTTTGAAAGACGACGCGCAGACCTTGCTGGCCAATCCGCAGGTTCGCGAGGCGTACCTGGCATAA
- a CDS encoding YjcZ family sporulation protein: MSFFDDNFALILVLFILLVIVGCSCDC; this comes from the coding sequence ATGAGTTTCTTTGATGACAATTTTGCCTTGATTCTCGTACTCTTTATTCTGCTGGTAATCGTTGGGTGCAGCTGTGATTGCTAA
- the katA gene encoding catalase KatA → MSTNKNHLTTSWGAPVGDNQNSMTAGGRGPTLIQDVHLLEKLAHFNRERVPERVVHAKGAGAHGYFEVTNDLTRFTKAKFLSEVGKRTPLFIRFSTVAGELGSADTVRDPRGFAVKFYTEEGNYDLVGNNTPVFFIRDAIKFPDFIHTQKRDPQTHLKNPTAVWDFWSLSPESLHQVTILMSDRGIPATYRHMHGFGSHTFKWVNEQGEGVWVKYHFKTEQGIKNLDAQLAAQIAGENPDYHTEDLFNAIAKGDYPSWKLCVQIMPLEDANTYRFDPFDVTKVWSQKDYPLIEVGRMVLNKNPENYFAEVEQATFSPGSFVPGIEASPDKMLQGRLFAYSDAHRYRVGSNHNLLPINRPKSEVNNYQRDGAMRFDNNGGGSVYYEPNSFGGPKETPQNKTTPYEVVGYADSVAYDHDDHYTQAGDLYRLMDEGERSRLVQNIAASMKGVQKEEIKLRQIQHFYKADPEYGQRVAEALGLAVQQEK, encoded by the coding sequence ATGAGCACGAACAAGAACCATTTGACGACCAGTTGGGGGGCACCGGTAGGGGACAACCAGAACTCCATGACCGCCGGAGGGCGCGGGCCGACATTGATCCAGGACGTGCACCTGCTGGAAAAGCTGGCCCACTTCAACAGGGAACGTGTACCGGAACGCGTCGTTCATGCCAAGGGAGCCGGAGCTCACGGTTATTTTGAAGTAACCAACGACCTGACTCGATTCACAAAGGCTAAATTTTTGTCGGAAGTAGGCAAACGCACACCGCTGTTTATTCGTTTCTCGACGGTAGCAGGCGAGCTCGGCTCTGCGGATACCGTACGTGACCCTCGTGGTTTCGCAGTCAAGTTTTACACGGAAGAGGGCAACTACGATCTGGTCGGGAACAATACCCCTGTCTTTTTCATTCGCGATGCCATCAAATTCCCGGACTTCATTCATACGCAAAAACGCGATCCTCAGACGCACCTGAAGAATCCGACGGCAGTATGGGACTTCTGGTCGCTCTCGCCCGAGTCGCTGCATCAGGTGACGATCCTGATGTCTGATCGCGGCATTCCGGCCACGTATCGGCACATGCACGGCTTTGGCAGCCACACGTTCAAATGGGTGAATGAGCAAGGGGAGGGCGTCTGGGTCAAATACCATTTCAAGACGGAACAAGGAATCAAAAACCTCGACGCGCAGCTGGCAGCTCAGATCGCAGGTGAAAACCCCGATTACCATACAGAAGATTTGTTCAACGCGATTGCCAAAGGAGACTATCCGTCCTGGAAGCTGTGCGTGCAAATCATGCCGCTGGAAGACGCCAATACGTACCGGTTCGATCCGTTCGACGTGACGAAGGTGTGGTCGCAAAAAGATTACCCGCTGATCGAAGTGGGGCGCATGGTCCTGAACAAAAACCCGGAAAATTACTTTGCAGAGGTGGAACAGGCGACGTTCTCCCCTGGATCGTTCGTACCGGGCATCGAAGCATCCCCGGACAAAATGCTGCAAGGCAGGCTGTTCGCATACTCGGACGCGCACCGTTATCGGGTGGGCAGTAATCACAATCTTCTGCCGATTAATCGTCCGAAGTCGGAAGTGAACAACTATCAACGCGACGGGGCGATGAGATTCGACAACAACGGCGGCGGCTCCGTCTATTACGAGCCCAACAGCTTTGGGGGGCCGAAAGAAACGCCGCAGAACAAAACGACCCCGTATGAAGTCGTGGGATACGCAGACAGTGTCGCTTACGATCACGACGACCATTACACCCAGGCAGGCGACCTGTATCGCCTGATGGACGAGGGCGAACGTTCCCGTCTGGTGCAAAACATTGCGGCGTCGATGAAGGGCGTACAGAAGGAAGAGATCAAGCTCCGCCAGATCCAGCACTTCTACAAGGCGGATCCGGAGTATGGACAGCGCGTGGCGGAAGCACTAGGCCTGGCTGTGCAGCAAGAAAAGTAA
- a CDS encoding LysR family transcriptional regulator produces the protein MLKYIWETQNLTKAAELLYITPPALTYRLQQLEKEFGVNILTKNGRSIEFTPEGRYLVQYAKKSWMDLRKTKDYMLNMGSEVQGILRLGISRVIAHYKLPPILKAFLNQFPKVEINVNTGISDEVYELLRNNEVHVGIVRGSYTWSEKKHLLKEENVYILSKNPVRLEDLPTIPRINYRNSSDFNEEINNWWYERFTDPPLINMQVDTFEICKEMVKNDLGYAIIPQIFLKEDDPLYKEGLINKNGAAVTMKTWMLYRESSTQLAMVDKFVNHMKSLDLMEYS, from the coding sequence ATGCTGAAATATATTTGGGAAACACAAAATCTGACGAAGGCTGCAGAACTTCTCTATATCACACCTCCGGCCTTAACGTATCGGCTGCAGCAGCTGGAGAAAGAGTTCGGGGTGAACATTCTCACCAAAAACGGCAGGAGCATCGAATTTACACCGGAAGGCAGGTACCTGGTTCAGTACGCCAAGAAATCATGGATGGATTTGCGAAAGACAAAAGACTATATGCTGAATATGGGAAGTGAGGTACAGGGAATCCTGCGGCTTGGAATTTCCAGAGTCATTGCGCATTACAAGCTGCCTCCGATTCTGAAGGCATTTTTGAATCAATTTCCCAAGGTCGAGATCAATGTGAACACCGGGATCAGCGACGAGGTATACGAATTGCTGCGAAACAATGAGGTTCATGTGGGGATCGTCAGGGGCAGCTATACGTGGTCAGAGAAGAAGCATTTGCTGAAAGAAGAAAATGTCTACATCCTTTCGAAAAATCCAGTACGGCTTGAGGACTTGCCCACGATCCCCCGAATCAACTATCGCAATAGCTCTGACTTTAACGAGGAGATTAATAATTGGTGGTATGAACGATTTACGGATCCTCCCTTGATCAACATGCAAGTGGATACGTTTGAAATTTGCAAGGAAATGGTAAAAAACGATCTGGGATATGCGATTATTCCGCAGATTTTTTTGAAGGAAGACGATCCGCTGTACAAGGAAGGACTCATCAACAAAAACGGGGCGGCCGTTACGATGAAAACGTGGATGCTGTATCGGGAATCTTCCACCCAATTGGCAATGGTAGACAAGTTTGTGAATCACATGAAGTCGCTTGACCTCATGGAATATTCGTGA
- a CDS encoding C45 family peptidase, producing MSERTKEMHKDRSRKSFPFYRFCGTHRQIGQQFGEACSELIRKHRDYAVERLNGKFQVSSRRLQEAVLKYRPFVQKYAPGFDDEVQGIAEGAGITLEDAYLLQLRAEINHYCRSNTECTTFAILAEATSNGIPLIGQNCDLPAFYSDLGVVVEYVPDEGPACLMLTPAGQVSYIGINDLGMGTFANFLTCEGWKPGFPRYMLSRLALTKGTVEEGIDLVRHVERASSRNLIMLDKYGGAADLENTPTRDALIRPENGLLAHSNHYTADSLLEEERLHGVELENSRIRLKRMEELLRENHGRLNALAMQEILRDRGSYPHCLCQIHGDEKVQSPGDKGADIITFASVIAEPSEGSLWVAIGPPNQYEYKRYSFSGI from the coding sequence ATGTCGGAACGAACAAAAGAGATGCATAAAGACAGATCCCGGAAGTCCTTTCCGTTTTATCGGTTTTGCGGCACACATCGGCAGATTGGTCAGCAGTTTGGGGAAGCGTGCTCGGAATTGATCAGGAAACATCGCGATTATGCGGTGGAACGATTGAACGGCAAATTTCAGGTTTCATCCAGGAGGTTGCAAGAGGCGGTCCTGAAGTACCGGCCCTTTGTCCAAAAATACGCCCCGGGCTTTGATGACGAGGTGCAGGGTATCGCGGAAGGGGCGGGCATCACACTGGAGGATGCGTATTTGCTTCAACTGAGAGCTGAGATCAACCATTATTGCAGGTCGAATACGGAGTGCACGACGTTTGCGATTTTGGCGGAAGCCACCTCCAATGGCATTCCGCTGATCGGTCAAAACTGCGACCTGCCCGCTTTTTATTCCGATCTGGGTGTGGTGGTCGAATACGTTCCCGATGAAGGGCCTGCCTGTCTGATGCTTACGCCTGCCGGTCAGGTGTCCTATATCGGGATCAATGATCTGGGAATGGGGACATTCGCCAATTTCCTCACCTGCGAGGGATGGAAGCCTGGCTTTCCTCGGTATATGCTGTCACGGCTTGCTCTGACCAAAGGGACGGTCGAGGAAGGGATCGATCTGGTCCGCCATGTAGAACGGGCATCCTCCCGCAATCTGATTATGCTGGACAAATACGGAGGGGCGGCCGATCTGGAAAATACGCCGACTCGAGATGCCTTGATCCGACCGGAAAACGGGCTGCTCGCCCACTCCAATCACTATACGGCGGACAGCTTGCTGGAAGAGGAGCGGCTGCATGGAGTCGAGCTGGAAAATTCGCGAATCCGCCTGAAGCGCATGGAGGAATTGCTGAGAGAAAACCACGGCAGGCTGAATGCCCTCGCCATGCAGGAGATCTTGCGGGACCGCGGCAGCTATCCCCACTGTTTATGCCAAATTCACGGGGATGAGAAAGTGCAGTCGCCGGGGGATAAAGGGGCTGACATTATCACATTCGCTTCGGTGATCGCAGAGCCATCGGAAGGCAGTCTCTGGGTCGCGATCGGACCTCCCAATCAATACGAATACAAACGCTACAGCTTCTCCGGGATCTAG